GGAATGGTAAATCATTATATTAAAACAATTTGCGGACAGGATTTTACTGCTAAAGATTTTAGAACCTGGGCCGGAACTTTGGAAGCATTACTTGCGTTTAAAGAAATTGGATTTTTTAATACAGTTACCGAATCAAAAAAGAATATTACGCAGGCTTTGGAAATGGTTTCCAAACAGTTGGGAAATACTAAAAATGTATGCAAAACTTATTATGTGCATCCGGTTGTATTGACGTTGTATGAGAATGGAACATTGAAGAAGTATATTAAAGAACTGGATGCTATTGAGGTGGATGATGATAAAGCTGGGTTGACAAGTGCGGAGCTGGTGTTGATGAAGATATTAACTGGTGGGAAGCGGACGCTTCGATGAATGTTGCACAAGCCTAAGGCTTGCGCTATTTTTGTTGAGCTGCACGCCGAAGGCGTGCAGCTATAGGCGTAAGGATTACATTTTTGCGTAATAATTAAAAAAAAAGTAGTGCCTGCCCATTAATTTTACTTTCCTTTAATTAACAATTAAAAATTAACATGTTTTATTAAAGACACTCACCATTTTTTATTTTTTCTTTAAAATAATTGTATACATTTTTTTAACCGCTTAATAATTTAATTCTCGCTTCATATTTAATTTGAGGAGAAAAAATGGAACATTTTTTCTCCGTTCAAATTAAATAGCGCAAGCCTTAGGCTTGTGCAAAATTCAGTAAAGCATCCGCTTTTAATATTTTAATATTTCTTTTTATTTTTGAATTGTTTAATCCTTAATTATGAGCAATAAATATAAATTTCGTAGTTACGAAGATCTTTATTTTACTACACAAACTGTTGTTAATTGGGCAGATGTTTTTACAAGAAATTTGTATAAAAATATTGTCATCGACAGCTTGAAATTTTGTCAGGAAAAAAAGGGATTGGAAATTTATGCATGGGTGATGATGACAAATCATCTTCATTTTATTTTGGGCACACATCAAAACCCTTTGAATGAAATTTTACGCGATTTTAAAAGTTATACTTCAAGAAGAATTAAAGATGCGCTTTATAATAATAATTATGAAAGCAGAAGATATTGGTTAACACATATGTTTGAATATGAAGGGCATAAAAACAGTAATAATGAAGAATGGCAATTTTGGCAACAGGATAATCATCCAATTCGTTTATTTAATGCAGATATAACGAGACAAAAATTAAATTATATTCATAATAATCCGGTGAAGGCCGGGT
The genomic region above belongs to Bacteroidota bacterium and contains:
- a CDS encoding transposase; this translates as MSNKYKFRSYEDLYFTTQTVVNWADVFTRNLYKNIVIDSLKFCQEKKGLEIYAWVMMTNHLHFILGTHQNPLNEILRDFKSYTSRRIKDALYNNNYESRRYWLTHMFEYEGHKNSNNEEWQFWQQDNHPIRLFNADITRQKLNYIHNNPVKAGFVEEPAHWVYSSAGDYLADRKGLLDILLLEGLYYV